In a genomic window of Quercus lobata isolate SW786 chromosome 4, ValleyOak3.0 Primary Assembly, whole genome shotgun sequence:
- the LOC115988025 gene encoding uncharacterized protein LOC115988025 isoform X1, translating to MGEHDETGSGLLPNGLLPNEAGSVMRVLGDGDSDRWLKAEKRTEQLIACIQPNPPSEDRRNAVAHYVQRLIRKCFPCEVFTFGSVPLKTYLPDGDIDLTAFSKNQNMKESWAHQVRDMLENEEKNENAEFHVKEVQYIQAEVKIIKCLVENIVVDISFNQLGGLCTLCFLEEVDNLINQNHLFKRSIILIKAWCYYESRILGAHHGLISTYALETLVLYIFHVFNNSFAGPLEVLYRFLEFFSKFDWDNFCVSLWGPVPISSLPDVTAESPRKDGGELLLSKSFLDACSTAYAVLPGGQENQGQPFVSKHFNVIDPLRINNNLGRSVSKGNFFRIRSAFAFGAKRLARLLDCRKEDLFFEVNQFFLNTWDRHGSGHRPDAPRNDLWHLRLSAPDQLHVSESLRSNSSSQRNDIFSGHETQVGGTRGSGSVSSQHGNNSLESFSRTSDVSTVSRTQSQKGYGNPNNSRVSDQIRWEISSNQGAIVDKVQRISKPDNLVNDIQGKFLFARTRSSPELTDTYGEVPSQGRRNRGLESGKSQTSARFDNSRRKNQESDIFASHGIRTEDPASVRHISSRQSLEAAADSNCGSNSYHEETGSGAMGEEFASVVGAQGMHQEEQDLVNMMASSATHNFNGQVQLPLNLASGHFPISSSVLASMECAQRNLSGMVPTNFPLIETPWGINMQFPQGFSSPIAHYFPGMGLTSNPEDSIEPVNENFGSVEMSLGESDNDFWHEQDRGSTVGFDLDNGSSEMLQSDDKLQSTSASHNFDPSFRIGSSSSTRNQQKITKENQGSMRDDHVDTLQYQDNRGNEVYHDDRTSSLRSLPSATPSSVKSKTSSESSFEGSSVKVSKSTREKRGRRTAASVLPSTIVVKGKSTSEHSSTQGDDDNRDWNLPSTMGSELAERSTGAQSVAALHVTRHQVPGFESAQTSGSESLIPIAPMLLGPGSRQRNPDGSGVPTFFYPTGPPVPFVAFPMYNYPTEAGTSDTSMSQFSGEEGLDNSDSSQNFDSSEGLDLREVLSTNSVRSTVPIEPLEHKSDILNSDFASHWQNLLYGRFCQNSRYPAPLIYPSPVMVPPVYLHGRLPSDGPGRPLSNVNLFTQLMSYGPRFVPVAPLQSVSNRPAAVFPRYGDEIPRYRSGTGTYLPNPKLSARDRQSTGARRGNYNYDRSDHHGDREGNWNINSKSRAAGRSHSRTQAEKPNSRSDRLAASESRTDRPWGSHRRDSFPSHQSQNGPVRSNSAQSSPSNVTYGMYPLPTMNPSGVASNGPNIPPLVMLYPYDHNAGGYGSHAEQLEFGSLGPVGLSGVNEVSQLNDGSQLSGAFEIHGVSAQRSSPDQPSSPHLRRSVTQRNYLLKEEDFPPLAFPNQGGNDSERNYDEKPSHFQTRDAMIEEEFDYLIR from the exons ATGGGCGAACATGATGAGACAGGAAGTGGGCTATTGCCAAACGGCCTGCTGCCGAATGAAGCCGGGTCTGTGATGCGAGTGCTCGGTGATGGTGATTCGGACCGATGGTTGAAGGCTGAGAAGAGGACTGAACAGCTCATTGCTTGCATTCAGCCTAACCCGCCTTCTGAAGACCGTAGAAATGCTGTCGCCCATTACGTCCAACGCCTCATCCGTAAATGCTTCCCTTGTGAG GTGTTCACTTTTGGGTCGGTGCCCCTCAAGACTTATTTGCCTGATGGAGACATTGACTTAACAGCCTTCAGTAAGAACCAAAATATGAAGGAATCATGGGCTCATCAAGTCCGTGATATGCTGGAGAATGAGGAGAAGAATGAGAATGCTGAATTTCATGTTAAAGAGGTTCAGTACATTCAGGCAGAA GTGAAGATAATAAAATGTCTTGTGGAAAATATCGTGGTAGACATATCATTCAACCAGCTTGGAGGGTTGTGCACTCTTTGCTTCCTCGAGGAG gttgataatttgataaacCAAAATCATTTATTCAAGCGTAGCATTATATTGATCAAGGCTTGGTGTTATTATGAAAGCCGGATCCTGGGTGCTCACCATGGGCTTATCTCAACTTATGCCTTGGAAACCTTGGTTCTTTACATATTTCATGTCTTCAATAATTCCTTTGCTGGACCACTTGAG GTCCTCTACCGTTTTTTGGAGTTCTTTAGTAAGTTTGATTGGGACAATTTTTGTGTTAGCCTATGGGGTCCTGTACCCATTAGTTCACTTCCAGATGTAACAG CTGAATCTCCTCGAAAAGATGGTGGAGAGTTACTACTCAGCAAATCGTTTCTAGATGCTTGTAGCACAGCATATGCTGTTCTCCCTGGTGGTCAAGAAAATCAGGGGCAACCCTTTGTTTCCAAACATTTTAATGTTATTGATCCGTTGCGTATAAACAACAATCTTGGGCGTAGTGTCAGTAAAG GCAATTTCTTTAGGATACGCAGTGCTTTTGCATTCGGGGCTAAAAGACTGGCAAGATTACTTGATTGCCGTAAAGAAGACCTATTTTTTGAAGTAAATCAGTTCTTTTTGAACACTTGGGACAGACATGGTAGTGGCCATCGTCCTGATGCACCAAGGAATGACTTGTGGCACTTGAGATTGTCGGCCCCGGACCAGTTACATGTGTCCGAGAGTTTAAGGAGCAATTCAAGTAGCCAAAGGAATGACATTTTCTCTGGTCATGAAACTCAAGTCGGTGGGACACGGGGTTCAGGAAGTGTTTCCTCTCAACATGGTAATAATTCCCTGGAAAGTTTCTCTAGAACCAGTGATGTTTCTACAGTCTCTCGTACTCAAAGCCAAAAGGGTTATGGCAACCCAAACAACTCAAGGGTCTCTGATCAGATTAGGTGGGAAATCAGTTCCAATCAAGGTGCAATTGTGGATAAAGTTCAGAGAATTTCCAAACCTGATAACTTGGTCAATGATATACAGGGGAAGTTTCTCTTTGCAAGGACACGTTCTAGCCCTGAGCTTACTGATACATATGGTGAAGTTCCTTCTCAGGGAAGGCGTAACAGAGGCCTAGAAAGTGGGAAAAGCCAAACTTCTGCAAGGTTTGATAATAGCAGGAGGAAAAACCAGGAATCGGATATTTTCGCAAGCCATGGCATTAGAACTGAGGATCCTGCATCTGTTAGGCACATCTCGTCCCGTCAGAGTCTAGAAGCTGCTGCTGATTCAAATTGTGGTTCCAATAGTTACCATGAAGAGACAGGCTCGGGTGCCATGGGCGAGGAGTTTGCTTCTGTTGTGGGGGCACAAGGAATGCATCAGGAGGAGCAAGATCTTGTGAACATGATGGCATCTTCCGCAACTCATAATTTTAATGGACAGGTTCAGCTTCCATTGAATTTGGCATCAGGTCACTTTCCCATCTCATCTTCTGTTCTAGCATCAATGGAATGTGCTCAGAGAAATCTGAGTGGAATGGTTCCCACAAACTTCCCATTGATTGAGACTCCTTGGGGCATAAATATGCAATTTCCACAAGGATTTTCTTCCCCAATAGCTCACTATTTCCCTGGCATGGGATTGACCTCAAATCCTGAAGATTCAATTGAACCtgttaatgaaaattttgggtCAGTGGAAATGAGCCTGGGGGAGTCTGACAATGATTTCTGGCATGAGCAGGACAGGGGCTCTACTGTTGGGTTTGATCTTGATAATGGAAGTTCTGAAATGCTTCAGTCAGATGACAAGCTACAATCAACTTCAGCTAGTCATAATTTTGATCCTTCATTCCGCATTGGTTCTAGCAGCTCTACAAGAAATCAACAgaagattacaaaagaaaaccAAGGTTCAATGAGGGATGATCATGTGGATACTTTGCAGTATCAAGATAACAGAGGGAATGAGGTTTATCATGATGACAGAACTTCAAGTTTGAGATCCTTGCCTTCTGCAACCCCTAGTTCCGTGAAAAGTAAAACCTCTTCTGAGAGTTCTTTTGAAGGATCATCGGTAAAGGTCTCAAAATCGACCAGGGAAAAACGGGGTAGGAGAACTGCTGCTTCTGTACTACCATCTACCATCGTGGTGAAAGGTAAGAGCACGTCTGAACATTCCTCCACTCAGGGAGATGATGACAACAGGGACTGGAATCTACCGTCCACTATGGGTTCTGAACTGGCAGAAAGAAGCACAGGAGCTCAATCTGTTGCTGCTTTACATGTTACAAGGCATCAAGTACCTGGATTCGAATCAGCTCAAACAAGTGGATCAGAGTCGTTGATACCCATTGCTCCAATGCTTTTAGGTCCTGGTTCACGACAAAGAAATCCGGATGGTTCTGGTGTTCCTACCTTCTTTTATCCCACTGGGCCACCAGTTCCTTTTGTTGCATTTCCAATGTACAATTATCCAACTGAGGCAGGAACTTCTGATACATCGATGAGCCAATTCAGTGGGGAAGAGGGGTTGGATAACAGTGATTCTAGTCAAAATTTTGATTCATCTGAGGGACTTGATTTGCGTGAAGTTTTAAGTACTAATTCTGTGAGAAGCACTGTTCCCATTGAGCCATTGGAGCACAAGTCTGATATTCTTAACAGTGACTTTGCTAGCCATTGGCAAAATTTGCTATATGGGCGGTTTTGCCAAAATTCACGATATCCTGCACCTCTGATTTATCCTTCACCTGTTATGGTGCCTCCTGTCTATTTGCATGGCCGTTTACCGTCAGATGGCCCAGGAAGACCTCTTTCAAATGTTAATCTCTTCACGCAGCTTATGAGTTATGGGCCTCGTTTCGTTCCTGTTGCTCCTCTCCAATCTGTCTCAAATAGACCTGCTGCTGTTTTCCCACGTTATGGTGATGAAATTCCCAGATATCGAAGTGGGACTGGGACCTACCTGCCCAATCCT AAGCTTTCTGCTCGGGACCGACAATCGACTGGTGCCAGACGAGGGAATTACAACTATGATAGAAGTGACCACCATGGTGATAGAGAAGGGAACTGGAACATTAATTCAAAGTCACGTGCTGCTGGGCGCAGCCACAGCCGTACCCAAGCTGAAAAGCCAAACTCAAGATCAGACCGGTTGGCGGCAAGTGAGAGCCGAACTGACAGGCCTTGGGGTTCACATAGACGAGACTCATTTCCTTCACACCAGTCTCAGAATGGTCCAGTCCGCTCAAACTCTGCGCAGAGTAGTCCTTCCAATGTGACATATGGCATGTATCCACTACCAACCATGAACCCCAGTGGGGTGGCATCAAATGGACCTAATATTCCACCTCTTGTCATGCTGTATCCTTATGATCATAATGCTGGTGGCTATGGATCACATGCCGAACAGCTTGAGTTTGGGTCTCTTGGACCTGTGGGCCTCTCAGGTGTGAATGAAGTTTCACAACTAAATGATGGAAGCCAACTGAGTGGGGCATTTGagattcatggtgtctcagcTCAACGGTCTTCACCAGATCAACCCTCATCACCTCACCTTCGGAG ATCGGTGACCCAGAGGAACTATCTGTTAAAAGAAGAGGATTTCCCGCCTCTTGCATTTCCAAACCAGGGAGGGAATGATAGTGAGAGAAACTATGATGAGAAACCCTCCCATTTCCAAACCAGGGACGCAATGATTGAGGAAGAATTTGATTATTTGATTAGATGA
- the LOC115988025 gene encoding uncharacterized protein LOC115988025 isoform X2 yields MGEHDETGSGLLPNGLLPNEAGSVMRVLGDGDSDRWLKAEKRTEQLIACIQPNPPSEDRRNAVAHYVQRLIRKCFPCEVFTFGSVPLKTYLPDGDIDLTAFSKNQNMKESWAHQVRDMLENEEKNENAEFHVKEVQYIQAEVKIIKCLVENIVVDISFNQLGGLCTLCFLEEVDNLINQNHLFKRSIILIKAWCYYESRILGAHHGLISTYALETLVLYIFHVFNNSFAGPLEVLYRFLEFFSKFDWDNFCVSLWGPVPISSLPDVTAESPRKDGGELLLSKSFLDACSTAYAVLPGGQENQGQPFVSKHFNVIDPLRINNNLGRSVSKGNFFRIRSAFAFGAKRLARLLDCRKEDLFFEVNQFFLNTWDRHGSGHRPDAPRNDLWHLRLSAPDQLHVSESLRSNSSSQRNDIFSGHETQVGGTRGSGSVSSQHGNNSLESFSRTSDVSTVSRTQSQKGYGNPNNSRVSDQIRWEISSNQGAIVDKVQRISKPDNLVNDIQGKFLFARTRSSPELTDTYGEVPSQGRRNRGLESGKSQTSARFDNSRRKNQESDIFASHGIRTEDPASVRHISSRQSLEAAADSNCGSNSYHEETGSGAMGEEFASVVGAQGMHQEEQDLVNMMASSATHNFNGQVQLPLNLASGHFPISSSVLASMECAQRNLSGMVPTNFPLIETPWGINMQFPQGFSSPIAHYFPGMGLTSNPEDSIEPVNENFGSVEMSLGESDNDFWHEQDRGSTVGFDLDNGSSEMLQSDDKLQSTSASHNFDPSFRIGSSSSTRNQQKITKENQGSMRDDHVDTLQYQDNRGNEVYHDDRTSSLRSLPSATPSSVKSKTSSESSFEGSSVKVSKSTREKRGRRTAASVLPSTIVVKGKSTSEHSSTQGDDDNRDWNLPSTMGSELAERSTGAQSVAALHVTRHQVPGFESAQTSGSESLIPIAPMLLGPGSRQRNPDGSGVPTFFYPTGPPVPFVAFPMYNYPTEAGTSDTSMSQFSGEEGLDNSDSSQNFDSSEGLDLREVLSTNSVRSTVPIEPLEHKSDILNSDFASHWQNLLYGRFCQNSRYPAPLIYPSPVMVPPVYLHGRLPSDGPGRPLSNVNLFTQLMSYGPRFVPVAPLQSVSNRPAAVFPRYGDEIPRYRSGTGTYLPNPKLSARDRQSTGARRGNYNYDRSDHHGDREGNWNINSKSRAAGRSHSRTQAEKPNSRSDRLAASESRTDRPWGSHRRDSFPSHQSQNGPVRSNSAQSSPSNVTYGMYPLPTMNPSGVASNGPNIPPLVMLYPYDHNAGGYGSHAEQLEFGSLGPVGLSGVNEVSQLNDGSQLSGAFEIHGVSAQRSSPDQPSSPHLRR; encoded by the exons ATGGGCGAACATGATGAGACAGGAAGTGGGCTATTGCCAAACGGCCTGCTGCCGAATGAAGCCGGGTCTGTGATGCGAGTGCTCGGTGATGGTGATTCGGACCGATGGTTGAAGGCTGAGAAGAGGACTGAACAGCTCATTGCTTGCATTCAGCCTAACCCGCCTTCTGAAGACCGTAGAAATGCTGTCGCCCATTACGTCCAACGCCTCATCCGTAAATGCTTCCCTTGTGAG GTGTTCACTTTTGGGTCGGTGCCCCTCAAGACTTATTTGCCTGATGGAGACATTGACTTAACAGCCTTCAGTAAGAACCAAAATATGAAGGAATCATGGGCTCATCAAGTCCGTGATATGCTGGAGAATGAGGAGAAGAATGAGAATGCTGAATTTCATGTTAAAGAGGTTCAGTACATTCAGGCAGAA GTGAAGATAATAAAATGTCTTGTGGAAAATATCGTGGTAGACATATCATTCAACCAGCTTGGAGGGTTGTGCACTCTTTGCTTCCTCGAGGAG gttgataatttgataaacCAAAATCATTTATTCAAGCGTAGCATTATATTGATCAAGGCTTGGTGTTATTATGAAAGCCGGATCCTGGGTGCTCACCATGGGCTTATCTCAACTTATGCCTTGGAAACCTTGGTTCTTTACATATTTCATGTCTTCAATAATTCCTTTGCTGGACCACTTGAG GTCCTCTACCGTTTTTTGGAGTTCTTTAGTAAGTTTGATTGGGACAATTTTTGTGTTAGCCTATGGGGTCCTGTACCCATTAGTTCACTTCCAGATGTAACAG CTGAATCTCCTCGAAAAGATGGTGGAGAGTTACTACTCAGCAAATCGTTTCTAGATGCTTGTAGCACAGCATATGCTGTTCTCCCTGGTGGTCAAGAAAATCAGGGGCAACCCTTTGTTTCCAAACATTTTAATGTTATTGATCCGTTGCGTATAAACAACAATCTTGGGCGTAGTGTCAGTAAAG GCAATTTCTTTAGGATACGCAGTGCTTTTGCATTCGGGGCTAAAAGACTGGCAAGATTACTTGATTGCCGTAAAGAAGACCTATTTTTTGAAGTAAATCAGTTCTTTTTGAACACTTGGGACAGACATGGTAGTGGCCATCGTCCTGATGCACCAAGGAATGACTTGTGGCACTTGAGATTGTCGGCCCCGGACCAGTTACATGTGTCCGAGAGTTTAAGGAGCAATTCAAGTAGCCAAAGGAATGACATTTTCTCTGGTCATGAAACTCAAGTCGGTGGGACACGGGGTTCAGGAAGTGTTTCCTCTCAACATGGTAATAATTCCCTGGAAAGTTTCTCTAGAACCAGTGATGTTTCTACAGTCTCTCGTACTCAAAGCCAAAAGGGTTATGGCAACCCAAACAACTCAAGGGTCTCTGATCAGATTAGGTGGGAAATCAGTTCCAATCAAGGTGCAATTGTGGATAAAGTTCAGAGAATTTCCAAACCTGATAACTTGGTCAATGATATACAGGGGAAGTTTCTCTTTGCAAGGACACGTTCTAGCCCTGAGCTTACTGATACATATGGTGAAGTTCCTTCTCAGGGAAGGCGTAACAGAGGCCTAGAAAGTGGGAAAAGCCAAACTTCTGCAAGGTTTGATAATAGCAGGAGGAAAAACCAGGAATCGGATATTTTCGCAAGCCATGGCATTAGAACTGAGGATCCTGCATCTGTTAGGCACATCTCGTCCCGTCAGAGTCTAGAAGCTGCTGCTGATTCAAATTGTGGTTCCAATAGTTACCATGAAGAGACAGGCTCGGGTGCCATGGGCGAGGAGTTTGCTTCTGTTGTGGGGGCACAAGGAATGCATCAGGAGGAGCAAGATCTTGTGAACATGATGGCATCTTCCGCAACTCATAATTTTAATGGACAGGTTCAGCTTCCATTGAATTTGGCATCAGGTCACTTTCCCATCTCATCTTCTGTTCTAGCATCAATGGAATGTGCTCAGAGAAATCTGAGTGGAATGGTTCCCACAAACTTCCCATTGATTGAGACTCCTTGGGGCATAAATATGCAATTTCCACAAGGATTTTCTTCCCCAATAGCTCACTATTTCCCTGGCATGGGATTGACCTCAAATCCTGAAGATTCAATTGAACCtgttaatgaaaattttgggtCAGTGGAAATGAGCCTGGGGGAGTCTGACAATGATTTCTGGCATGAGCAGGACAGGGGCTCTACTGTTGGGTTTGATCTTGATAATGGAAGTTCTGAAATGCTTCAGTCAGATGACAAGCTACAATCAACTTCAGCTAGTCATAATTTTGATCCTTCATTCCGCATTGGTTCTAGCAGCTCTACAAGAAATCAACAgaagattacaaaagaaaaccAAGGTTCAATGAGGGATGATCATGTGGATACTTTGCAGTATCAAGATAACAGAGGGAATGAGGTTTATCATGATGACAGAACTTCAAGTTTGAGATCCTTGCCTTCTGCAACCCCTAGTTCCGTGAAAAGTAAAACCTCTTCTGAGAGTTCTTTTGAAGGATCATCGGTAAAGGTCTCAAAATCGACCAGGGAAAAACGGGGTAGGAGAACTGCTGCTTCTGTACTACCATCTACCATCGTGGTGAAAGGTAAGAGCACGTCTGAACATTCCTCCACTCAGGGAGATGATGACAACAGGGACTGGAATCTACCGTCCACTATGGGTTCTGAACTGGCAGAAAGAAGCACAGGAGCTCAATCTGTTGCTGCTTTACATGTTACAAGGCATCAAGTACCTGGATTCGAATCAGCTCAAACAAGTGGATCAGAGTCGTTGATACCCATTGCTCCAATGCTTTTAGGTCCTGGTTCACGACAAAGAAATCCGGATGGTTCTGGTGTTCCTACCTTCTTTTATCCCACTGGGCCACCAGTTCCTTTTGTTGCATTTCCAATGTACAATTATCCAACTGAGGCAGGAACTTCTGATACATCGATGAGCCAATTCAGTGGGGAAGAGGGGTTGGATAACAGTGATTCTAGTCAAAATTTTGATTCATCTGAGGGACTTGATTTGCGTGAAGTTTTAAGTACTAATTCTGTGAGAAGCACTGTTCCCATTGAGCCATTGGAGCACAAGTCTGATATTCTTAACAGTGACTTTGCTAGCCATTGGCAAAATTTGCTATATGGGCGGTTTTGCCAAAATTCACGATATCCTGCACCTCTGATTTATCCTTCACCTGTTATGGTGCCTCCTGTCTATTTGCATGGCCGTTTACCGTCAGATGGCCCAGGAAGACCTCTTTCAAATGTTAATCTCTTCACGCAGCTTATGAGTTATGGGCCTCGTTTCGTTCCTGTTGCTCCTCTCCAATCTGTCTCAAATAGACCTGCTGCTGTTTTCCCACGTTATGGTGATGAAATTCCCAGATATCGAAGTGGGACTGGGACCTACCTGCCCAATCCT AAGCTTTCTGCTCGGGACCGACAATCGACTGGTGCCAGACGAGGGAATTACAACTATGATAGAAGTGACCACCATGGTGATAGAGAAGGGAACTGGAACATTAATTCAAAGTCACGTGCTGCTGGGCGCAGCCACAGCCGTACCCAAGCTGAAAAGCCAAACTCAAGATCAGACCGGTTGGCGGCAAGTGAGAGCCGAACTGACAGGCCTTGGGGTTCACATAGACGAGACTCATTTCCTTCACACCAGTCTCAGAATGGTCCAGTCCGCTCAAACTCTGCGCAGAGTAGTCCTTCCAATGTGACATATGGCATGTATCCACTACCAACCATGAACCCCAGTGGGGTGGCATCAAATGGACCTAATATTCCACCTCTTGTCATGCTGTATCCTTATGATCATAATGCTGGTGGCTATGGATCACATGCCGAACAGCTTGAGTTTGGGTCTCTTGGACCTGTGGGCCTCTCAGGTGTGAATGAAGTTTCACAACTAAATGATGGAAGCCAACTGAGTGGGGCATTTGagattcatggtgtctcagcTCAACGGTCTTCACCAGATCAACCCTCATCACCTCACCTTCGGAG GTGA